From Pandoraea norimbergensis, the proteins below share one genomic window:
- a CDS encoding propionate--CoA ligase: protein MTSYASFHARSVTPESREAFWEEQARLIDWETPFTKVLDYDKPPFARWFVGGRTNLCHNAVDRHLPSRGSQNALIWVSTETEQERVYTYDALAAEVNRMAASLQSLGVTRGERVLIYMPMVPEALFAMLACTRLGAIHSVVFGGFASVNLAARIDDARPKVIVSADAGSRNGKVVPYKPLLDEGIALAQSKPGNVLLIDRGLAPMDRVEGRDVDYAALREQHLDALVPCEWLESSEPSYVLYTSGTTGKPKGVQRDTGGYAVALASSMQHIFCAKPGDTMFCASDIGWVVGHSYIVYAPLLAGIATVMYEGTPIRPDGGIWWRIVEKYRVTQLFTAPTAIRVLKKQDPAYLTQYDLSSLRLIFLAGEPLDEPTARWLTDGVGKPVVDNYWQTETGWPILGMARGIEELPSKLGSPGKAVYGYDVKLVDEVTGEDCGPNQKGVLAIEGPLPPGCMSTLWGDDARFVKTYWETVPGRQLYSSFDWGVRDDDGYYFILGRTDDVINVAGHRLGSREIEESIASHPAVAEVAVIGAQDALKGQVAIAFAVLRQPALAETVEQRMALEGDVMKTVDKQLGAVARPARVYFVSMLPKTRSGKLLRRAIQAICEGRETGDLITLEDPTALEQVREAVRGK from the coding sequence ATGACTTCGTATGCGTCGTTTCACGCCCGCTCGGTGACGCCCGAATCGCGCGAGGCGTTCTGGGAGGAACAAGCGCGTCTGATCGACTGGGAGACGCCATTCACCAAAGTGCTCGATTACGACAAGCCGCCGTTTGCCCGTTGGTTTGTCGGTGGCCGCACCAACCTTTGCCACAACGCGGTCGATCGCCATCTGCCGTCGCGTGGCTCGCAAAACGCGCTGATCTGGGTGTCGACGGAAACCGAACAGGAGCGCGTGTACACCTACGACGCGCTGGCCGCCGAGGTCAATCGCATGGCCGCGTCGTTGCAATCGTTGGGCGTGACGCGCGGCGAGCGCGTACTGATCTACATGCCGATGGTGCCCGAGGCGCTCTTCGCGATGCTGGCCTGCACCCGCCTCGGCGCAATTCACTCGGTGGTGTTCGGCGGGTTTGCGTCGGTGAATCTTGCCGCCCGCATTGACGATGCGCGCCCGAAAGTGATCGTGTCTGCGGATGCCGGCTCGCGCAACGGCAAGGTGGTGCCCTACAAACCGCTGCTGGACGAAGGGATTGCGCTGGCACAAAGCAAGCCGGGCAACGTGCTGCTCATCGACCGTGGCCTCGCGCCGATGGATCGGGTCGAAGGGCGCGACGTCGACTATGCGGCCCTGCGCGAGCAGCATCTCGATGCGTTGGTGCCGTGCGAGTGGCTCGAATCTAGCGAGCCGTCGTACGTGCTTTACACGTCGGGGACGACGGGCAAGCCGAAGGGCGTGCAGCGCGACACGGGGGGCTACGCGGTAGCGTTGGCTTCGTCGATGCAGCACATCTTCTGCGCGAAGCCGGGCGACACGATGTTCTGTGCGTCAGACATCGGGTGGGTGGTCGGGCATAGCTACATCGTGTATGCGCCGCTGCTCGCAGGCATTGCCACGGTGATGTACGAGGGCACGCCGATTCGTCCGGACGGTGGCATCTGGTGGCGCATTGTCGAGAAATATCGGGTGACGCAACTGTTCACGGCACCGACGGCAATTCGCGTGCTCAAGAAGCAGGACCCTGCGTATCTCACGCAATACGATTTGTCTTCGCTGCGGCTGATCTTCCTCGCGGGCGAGCCGCTGGACGAGCCCACGGCGCGATGGCTGACGGACGGTGTGGGAAAACCTGTGGTCGACAACTACTGGCAGACGGAAACGGGTTGGCCGATTCTTGGGATGGCGCGTGGTATTGAGGAACTGCCGAGCAAGCTGGGCTCGCCGGGCAAGGCCGTGTATGGCTATGACGTGAAGCTGGTTGACGAGGTCACCGGCGAAGATTGCGGGCCGAATCAGAAGGGCGTGCTGGCCATCGAAGGCCCGCTGCCGCCGGGGTGCATGAGCACGCTGTGGGGCGACGACGCGCGCTTCGTCAAGACGTACTGGGAGACGGTACCTGGGCGCCAGTTGTATTCGAGCTTCGACTGGGGCGTGCGCGACGACGATGGCTATTACTTCATCCTTGGGCGCACGGACGACGTGATCAATGTGGCGGGTCACCGGTTGGGGTCGCGCGAGATCGAGGAGAGTATTGCGAGCCATCCGGCGGTGGCGGAAGTGGCGGTGATCGGCGCGCAGGACGCCCTCAAGGGGCAGGTGGCCATCGCGTTCGCCGTGCTGCGTCAGCCGGCGTTGGCAGAGACGGTGGAGCAGCGGATGGCGCTGGAGGGCGATGTGATGAAGACAGTGGACAAGCAACTGGGCGCGGTGGCGCGTCCGGCGCGCGTGTACTTCGTGTCGATGCTGCCCAAGACACGTTCGGGCAAGCTGCTGCGCCGAGCGATTCAGGCGATCTGCGAGGGCCGCGAGACGGGCGATCTCATCACGTTGGAAGACCCGACGGCGCTGGAACAGGTGCGTGAGGCCGTGCGAGGGAAGTAA
- a CDS encoding ABC transporter ATP-binding protein — MTRQAGWQALCFVLRRLWARETQTSRHRVWVVMAALAAAFMLALRLVAPWVLGLAVDALTGERAVGYALPLATAYVVLWSAAAIGERGKDLLIQRAMEDLRRRTALGYLSRLVGLPAHRAREVNAGQTLDCLFRVEVALPVIVTGLVFGLLPLAVQVLATGIILMVNFGAMYGVLLGATVVAYVLTLRPSLARVTRREAQANDISRATMGALADTLTQLECVKTFAQEPAEIGRLSQRLRTRYVAALATATTAQVTSACQMAIMALGVSAMTLLAVRDVMRGAEPVGTLVQINAYLLQFALPAAMLGALVSQVARALVSVDEHLRDATSGPMTDDVEGVEDVDAAKEANESGQGGATAAAGALAVPSPRAPCIELDQVGVTLGDGTPVVARVSLRIRAGEYVAIVGPSGAGKSTLLRLMTGLTLPTQGQVRIDGRALNGVAATALRRVTGFVTQDCRLFDRSVFENVAYRAGLLNAALPDDPAIRDEFMRVATLAEVPDVISVMGLSGGERQRVNIARALWGRPRWLLFDEPTAALDALTEARILNRLAHERAGATCVVVAHRLAAICRADRIVVMDQGHIVDVGTHSALLARGGLYARMWQAQQADLGAEAVLG, encoded by the coding sequence ATGACGAGGCAAGCTGGCTGGCAGGCGCTATGTTTTGTGCTGCGAAGGCTCTGGGCGCGCGAGACGCAGACATCGCGTCATCGTGTTTGGGTGGTGATGGCGGCGCTGGCGGCGGCGTTCATGCTGGCGTTGCGGCTTGTGGCGCCGTGGGTGCTCGGGCTCGCGGTCGATGCACTGACGGGCGAGCGGGCAGTCGGTTATGCGTTGCCGTTGGCGACGGCCTACGTGGTGCTTTGGTCGGCAGCGGCGATTGGCGAGCGCGGCAAAGACTTGTTGATTCAGCGCGCGATGGAAGACCTGCGACGACGTACGGCACTGGGTTATCTGTCGCGGCTTGTCGGCCTGCCGGCGCATCGCGCACGCGAGGTGAATGCGGGACAGACGCTGGATTGCCTCTTCCGTGTGGAGGTGGCGTTGCCTGTCATCGTGACCGGTCTGGTGTTCGGGTTGCTGCCGCTGGCGGTGCAGGTGCTGGCGACGGGCATCATCCTGATGGTCAACTTCGGTGCGATGTACGGAGTGTTGCTGGGCGCTACGGTGGTGGCCTATGTGCTGACACTGCGTCCATCGCTTGCCCGTGTGACGCGCCGCGAAGCGCAGGCGAACGATATCTCTCGTGCCACGATGGGGGCGCTTGCTGACACGCTGACGCAACTCGAATGTGTGAAGACGTTTGCGCAAGAGCCCGCAGAGATCGGCCGACTGTCGCAACGCCTGCGCACGCGCTATGTAGCGGCGCTCGCGACGGCGACTACGGCGCAGGTCACGAGTGCGTGTCAGATGGCGATCATGGCGCTCGGGGTGTCGGCCATGACGCTGCTCGCTGTGCGTGACGTCATGCGCGGCGCGGAACCCGTCGGCACGCTGGTGCAGATCAACGCCTATCTGCTGCAATTCGCGCTACCGGCGGCGATGCTGGGCGCGCTGGTGTCGCAAGTGGCGAGAGCGCTGGTCAGTGTTGACGAGCATCTGCGCGATGCCACGAGTGGGCCGATGACGGACGACGTGGAAGGCGTGGAAGATGTGGACGCAGCGAAAGAGGCGAACGAGTCGGGACAAGGCGGCGCAACTGCGGCGGCAGGTGCTCTGGCCGTGCCGTCACCGCGCGCCCCGTGCATCGAACTTGATCAGGTCGGCGTGACGCTGGGTGACGGCACGCCGGTGGTTGCGCGTGTCAGCCTCAGAATTCGTGCCGGAGAATACGTGGCAATCGTCGGACCGTCGGGCGCTGGCAAATCCACGTTGTTGCGCCTGATGACAGGGCTCACGTTACCGACGCAGGGGCAGGTGCGCATCGATGGTCGTGCGCTCAATGGTGTCGCCGCGACGGCACTGCGTCGTGTGACCGGATTCGTCACACAAGACTGCCGGCTGTTCGACCGGTCCGTGTTTGAGAATGTCGCCTATCGAGCGGGCCTGCTCAATGCAGCGCTTCCCGACGATCCCGCGATTCGCGACGAATTCATGCGTGTGGCGACCCTTGCCGAAGTGCCGGACGTGATTTCGGTCATGGGACTGTCCGGCGGGGAGCGTCAACGGGTAAACATCGCCCGCGCTCTGTGGGGGCGCCCCCGATGGCTGCTGTTCGACGAACCCACCGCTGCGCTCGACGCCCTCACCGAAGCCCGCATCCTCAACCGTCTGGCTCACGAACGTGCAGGCGCGACATGCGTGGTCGTGGCCCATCGGCTGGCGGCCATTTGTCGCGCCGACCGGATTGTCGTGATGGATCAAGGGCATATCGTCGACGTCGGCACCCACTCGGCGCTGCTCGCCCGAGGTGGCCTGTACGCCCGTATGTGGCAGGCGCAGCAGGCCGATCTCGGGGCCGAAGCCGTGCTTGGCTAA